The following proteins come from a genomic window of Nicotiana tomentosiformis chromosome 12, ASM39032v3, whole genome shotgun sequence:
- the LOC138902341 gene encoding uncharacterized protein — MDFVVGLPRTPCKFDSIWEIVDWLTKSAHFLPVKSTDTAEQYAQLYIKELVRLYGTPISIISNRGAQFTANFWMKFQQGLGTQMVVGDPSAILSVEVIEVNEELLYEELLYEEISVAILDRQVRKLRNKEIASVKVLWRNQQVDEATWETEKEIKKKYPYLFE, encoded by the exons atggattttgtagtaggattaccacgcactccatgcaagtttgactcaatttgggagATTGTGGAttggctcacgaaatcagcacattttttgccagttaaatctaccgacacagcggaacagtatgctcagttgtatatcaaggaactAGTCAGGCTATATGGCACTCCAATTTCTATCATTTCcaatcgaggggctcagttcacggcaaacttttggatgaaatttcagcaaggtttgggtactcag atggtagttggagatccgtcagctattttGTCGGTTGAGgtcattgaggttaatgaagaactgttATATGAAGAACTGTTATATGAAGAAAtttcagttgccattcttgataggcaagtccgaaagttgagaaataaagaaattgcctccgtgaaagtgctatggcgaaaccaacaagttgatgaggctacttgggagaccgagaaagaaatcaagaaaaagtatccttatctGTTTGAATAG